The Periplaneta americana isolate PAMFEO1 chromosome 2, P.americana_PAMFEO1_priV1, whole genome shotgun sequence genome has a window encoding:
- the LOC138715244 gene encoding uncharacterized protein isoform X2: MDVIKTEPDIDPLGPQNDNRSEEERKPLFLDGNFLEVDVDEIKDEPYDLSYDHISDMKFEEMEDPISSPVLKFEVEGESCNMAEFKPETLSDFPKEDDDLTVRCELK, encoded by the exons ATGGATGTGATTAAAACAGAACCAGATATTGACCCATTGGGTCCACAAAATGATAACAGAAGTGAAGAGGAGAGAAAGCCTTTGTTTTTG GATGGGAATTTCTTAGAAGTGGACGTGGATGAAATCAAGGACGAACCTTACGACCTAAGCTATGATCACATTTCAGATATGAAGTTTGAGGAAATGGAAGATCCCATTTCATCTCCAGTGTTAAAATTTGAAGTGGAG GGAGAATCATGTAATATGGCTGAATTTAAACCGGAGACCTTGTCAGATTTTCCAAAGGAGGATGATGACTTGACTGTCAG